One Sparus aurata chromosome 23, fSpaAur1.1, whole genome shotgun sequence genomic window, GTTCAGTCACACAGGGGAATCACACAGCCTCATCACAGTACTCCAGTGACTCTAATAGCTGTGCCAGCTGGAGGAAACAGAAGATACGTCATATGAAATGGCAGGGCATTGGATTAGCTGGCTATTTCTGTACTTTGTTGATCAGAGAAACATGTATTGTATATACCAGAGTATTTCCAAAACAGCATGGGAGAAAGACGtaagacagaaaataaagtgCAGGCTATGAAAGGAGATACAGAAAAAGGAGATGTAGCAGATTAACTAGTATTGTGTAAAAGAAGATTAAATATATTATCCTGAAACCAAGCTTTTGATGTAGAAGGCAgtttaaaaatcacattatcTCTTTAATGTTTGATTTACTCAATTTAAAAACTGCTTCAAAGCCCAGATTAATGTAAATTATAttcatcatgtttgttttacttaATATCAATCAACAAGTGAAAATACAACATAATTTATCCGACACCAGGTCCTACAACTATGAGAGTTGACAGCAAGTGACTCCTGAGAGATGTCGAGATATTTTTAAGTATATCATGAGCAACAGAAGTCTGTACTTAAGCAATAGTGGTGGCAAAAACATAGCTATAGCCAATGAAGCGCTGAAGTATACCTCATAGTCATTAGTTTTTTCTAGTGTGATCCATAAACAATCCCTCTGCGAAAACCAGAAGCAAACAACATTGATATCAAATATTGCAAAGGATCAATACATCCCATCACTGCATTGCTggcttaattatttatttatttttttcaaaaaaagacACTAATTCATGAGTTCATATTCGACTTTTCAGGTGATATTTGACTTTTCAAAAGTGACATTGGTCAGATAATGGAAATTGTACTAATGTTTTACCTGTCCTTTCTTTACAGGAAACTTCTTCTGTGATTCGTCGTTCAATTCCAGGTGTCACTGAGTCAGTTTTGGACAGAGCTGTGCACTTCCTGTGAGACTGGTCAGTTTTGTATGAGCCGGGCTAATAGTGTGAAGTCACGTGGCTGTGCCCCACTGAGGCATGAGTGTGGGAAGGGCCCACCACCACAGCTTCGTGTCCGGTGAAGAAGAAGGCCTAAGACTGAGTACCATGCCTGCTGTGGGCAGCTTCGGCAATGGCAAGATTCACACAAGGCGCAAATACCACAGCCGGTTTGTCAGCAAGGCTGGCCAATGCAACATCCATTTCTCAAACATGGATGAGAAGTCACAGCGGTATATCTCTGACATTTTCACAACTTGTGTGGACATCCGCTGGCGATACATGTTTCTGCTATTCAgcctggtgtttgtggtgtccTGGCTAACATTCGGCCTGGCCTTCTGGGTCATCGGCCTCCTACACGGTGACTTGGAACATCTTGCAGATGACAGTTTTATTCCCTGTGTCACGCAGGTCAACACCTTTGTGGCAGCTTTCTTGTTCTCTATTGAGACCCAGACAACCATTGGGTATGGAGCTCGTTATGTGACAGAGGAATGCCCGGCTGCAGTCTTCATGGTGGTCTTCCAGTCCATCATGGGCTGCATCATCGATGCTTTCATGATTGGTGCCATCATGGCCAAGATGGCGCGGCCTAAAAAGCGTGCAGAGACTCTACTGTTCAGCCACAACGCAGTAATCGCTTTGCGTGATGGTAAGCTGTGCCTCATGTTCAGGGTTGCCAATCTAAGGAAAAGCCACATTGTGGAAGCTCATGTGCGAGCCCAGCTCGTCAAGTCCCGTTACACAGAGGAAGGTGAATATATCCCGCTGGATCAGCTTGACATGAATGTAGGCTATGACAAAGGCACAGACCGCCTGTTTCTGGTTGCACCCCTCACTGTCATACATGAAATTGATGAAGAAAGCCCACTGTTTGGCATCAGTAAGCAAGATCTTGAAACATCTGACTTTGAGATAGTAATTATACTTGAAGGGCTGGTAGAAGCCACAGCTATGACGACGCAAGCACGCAGCTCATACCTGCCCTCGGAGATCTTATGGGGTCACCGCTTTGAGCCTGTCATCTTTGAGGAGAAGAGCCAATACAGGATAGATTATGCTTACTTTCACAAAACATTCGAAGTACCATCCACCCCCAGATGCAGTGCTAAGgacatggaggagagaaaattCCCAACATCTGGCGCCAACTCCTTCTGCTATGAGAACGAGCTGGCCTTCATCAGCagggatgaggaggatgaagagggaaATGAGGAGAAAGACGGGAAGTGTTCATCGGAGCTAGTTAATCAGCAGGCCACTCCCGGACGTGATCAAATGTCCTCCTGTAGGGAATCAGTGATGTAACCTTTGGCTGttgcttgttttgttggttttgcAAGCGTCACATGAAGAGCCCTATGACTGTCATTCTACTGACATGAGGATACCACTGGAgacatttctgctgcagctggagaaaCACTTCTGATCTCTGTCATAAAAGCATGAATGAAACTCATCACATTTCTTACTAACTTTTGCTGCTTCCATTAAATGGTTTTGAGCTTTATCAAATGCAAACAAAACTGTAATATTTCAATTTGCAGATGATCCTAGTAATAAAGTGCATGACATTAGCATAGTTTTGTATGAATATTTTGAGAGATGTTTCATAGTTTTGATGAGACGATCTGCAGGTGCTGTTCACAGTCCCCTTATATACAATGTACACCTGAGTGTGGAGTGGAATTGACACTTTGCAGATTATGTTCAGAAAACTAAAACTTGGAGATATTTCTCCAGAATAATCTGGTATAAACAGAGGTGTAGTTCAACAGTGGATTTCCATCTTAATGGTATAACTTATGTGAACGATATGactaaatattttacatcataCAGTGTAAGTCGAAGACTTTAGTTTGGTTAGTTACATAACACAGAAAATCATACATTGTATGGACTGCATGGAACTGTGGGAGACCTATGACATGGTAGAGTTATAAACATATCCATCAAGTAAAgggaaataaatgtaatatttcattCATGCATACCAATGGGGAAAACTAATCATCTCTGTCTAAACATATACCTGAGACTATGATGAGTATGCAATTTCTTTTTCACCAGTTTACTAGCAATGATATTGTTGGCGCTTTATCATTTTTATGCATACTCCAAATATGTGCATAAAGTCAGCTGAATGGACAcaccaaaaatgttaaaactctcgccaaaatgcaacttaggctttttttgtgtatgtatatgagtcaaatcttcatgtaaaagcataattacgacgaaagaggcacttttaggTTTACTGTATTtccgtttttgggtcaaactcattatCAAtaggagtgcttggggcaattagcgatagcatcaaaattgctatttttaaaacactaagaaggctcaacacaacatgaaatgcTCGTaatatcaccagggtctctacacatgaacacaagcattaagaacactgtttgtgtacacagagtttactaaaaagaaagtttttgaacaactcaccttagcagtagcttgctCCGCTAGCCGCCGTCATGGAAGCcaagaagtatcgatctccgaatgcgacgtaacgtttaggagagttaaggtggaacgctactgtcttctagcaacaactatccacgcggtatctcacgtgacttttccggctttgattttagtattgtttcttatatgaggctcctttttcaacttcaagatcaatattgtttttcgcttaCAACAGAACAacgaattatccgtgcatttatatggaactaagctttaggagcggtccaccttaactgtcctccatgttacatcGAATgtggagatcgatacttctcactggcaggacagcggcgagcggaggaaacatctgctaacgtgagtttttcaaaaactttctttttagtaaactctgtgtacacaaacaatgttctcactctctctctcatgttcatgtgtagagaccctggtgatactacgagcaaagtttcatgttgtgttgagccttcttactgttttaaaaatagcgattttgatgctattgctaatttgccccaagtACTCcgatttaaaatgagtttgacctgaaaatgaaaatacagtaaatcttaaaagtgcctctttcgtcttaattatgcttttacacgaggtttgactcatatacattcacaaaaaagcctaggttgcattttggcgagagtttcactttaaacaaacCCTGagttttgcacaaaaaaaaaaaggttttgccCTTGGCTGAGGTAGAAAAGCTGTATCAATTAAAGCAAAATGCAACTAAGTGCCATTCAAAAAGACTTCATGATCATGATGTACGCAGGCTCACATGAGGTAAATAAGTCTAGAAAAGCTTCCATTTCAACAAAGATACTGTAAATTTGTGTGGAGCGATGAGGAGAGACTATAACACTCACCTATATGCCATGCTATCATGTATTCTACATTGTTTTACAACGGGGTTTGACTAGCACTCTTTTATTTACGTCAATTCAGTCTGCCCTCTAATTTTGCAGTGGTTTGATGACACCTGATTGGGGAATTAGTGCAAACTATTTATCTTTAGGCACTTAAATTCCTTGTTAGTGTGGTAGTAATGGATGGAAATGCAGATTACTTTGCATGTTGCATGTTATTTTCCGTGAATCTGGGAAGAATTGGATCAGAACCTGGCAAATGTGGTTAACAGTGATAGAAACGTAACTACCCTTGGTTACTGTTATGCTACGCCTACCAAACTCTCTGTTCTCCCATAGCACATACGCACTTTACAGAGATAATGGAGTCAGATTTCAGACTGGAAAATCAAAGCATGGGTTCTTGTTTTTACTCAGTCATGACCTAGACAAAAGCCGGTTTATAATTTCTCAGATACAACCGTCTCGCTTTCAGCAGACACATCAGCTGTCACTGCCAGATTTGATAATTAAACTAATGTTTGCGTCACATGTTGATTGTACAGAGCATCTCCAGATaattttttgatgttttaagATGActctttttcaaatgaaaaagtGGTCTTATATCTGCAGTTGCTGTAACATCATTATATCCAACTAAAAAAGTAGGCAAAAGCTAATAGCCCTTCACCCAAGGGACCCCATCAGTCGATGACAGAAAgacctggtaaaaaaaaagaaacagagttGTTCTTTTGTTGCAGAGGACATAAATTATCTTGTTGTGGATATCTTAGGACCAGGCTACTGAAAATAAGAcagatttatatatttcttattttctaaTTCTCTTTAGGTTTAGAACTAATAATGTCATCTCAAAAAGTTGCCAGATTGTTAATCAGGCCAGATTATATGACAGAGCTGCAAATATTAGCCTACACTCTCATATGGTAGCATCCAGGACCAGTTTCCTCACAGTGAGGGAAGTACTATACAGTGGATGTTTTAGTTGTGACCAAGGCTCTTAAGCAATGACATAATCTGGGACCCCACACAAAATAATGTAGTCTGAAATGCTGCTGGGCTTGGAGGTAACACTGGGTTAGGTCACTTTAGGTGAAGCTGGCACAACAGGCATGTTTACAGCTGACTTTAGAGCCGACAAACACACCGTTCTTGCACACTTGCTCTTTTgtatttttaggtttttttggAGAGGctaaacacaaaaatattgGCACCTTCCACAGTTATTAAATGTAGGAGATTTGAAGAAATCCAAAGCTTCATGTGCCAACTGTGATACGGCTGCAACATTGCTGGAAGGGCATAGGGTTTAGCAgatgattcattttctttctataAATGTGCTGCTGCAGGTTATCCTAACCGTGTGAATCAACAAATTACAAAATTAGAAATAAccaaagaaaaataacacacCTCAAAGTTTAGCCCTGTCCATAGCCGGGAGAATCTAGCTGAGTCTAATGGAAGTGATCTGAAATGAAACCCTGTCACATGCACGTGCGTGTGGCACAGAGTGGAGTAATGCTGCAACACATCTGTGCTCTGTATAAGGTTAAAATAGTAAATCCCAAAAACAATGTTGACCAAAGAGAAGCCCTGGCACACAACACAAAGTACAGTACTGAGAATATATCTGCTTGGATGTGGATGTAAAAGCCAACATATCAATACCTCCTGAATCCTCTGGATATTCATTAGGACACATTTCTTACATTCACATGTTCTGTAATCACTCGTGCAAAACTCTTGACAGCAAAATCAGGACGTTTTAACAAGCTCTAACTCACATTTAGACTCACGATAGTGTCATCTTGATATTTTatcaaacaatttaaaaaacaaaccgcGCAGCAGATGGTGAAAAATACACTTGGAGAagtctgaaatgtgtttgagGAATATGTCACAGTAATAAACAAGTGTAGAGAAATCCAGCCTTACTGTAGCCATATATTGTTAAAGTAtgttaatgtgaaaaacagcagTCCAGCAGGAAATCAAGACACGTTTGCTTATTCATACCAAGAGATTTCGAGGGAAGAGCGTCCTAGTTTCACTCTGGCCTGATCAAGTTgtagatcacacacacacacacatggctacAAATAACAAATTAACTCTCTTCATAAAATTGCCCGTGTCCAAATTAACCTTTGATACATGCACTTGATGTATTAATTTGTTCTACTTTTGAATTCATTGATGTCATACAacagtttattatgtttttacatgttCTTGGCCAGTGGCattactctttttttcttttattattaatagGACAGGTAATAAAGATATTGGGTCAGACTACATAGCACAGTTTCCCTTCTCCCAGGTGAGATGGATTAGTTTTCCCACCACATTTTTCATACTAAAAGCTCTATGTGGGTTAACTTATACACCTGACTGCCATTTCAGCAAATTTCTACACATTTGTATTCTTATCTTGCTGACTTGTCCTGAAAATATCATAATGGGGTTGCTCTGGAAAGCAATCGGTGGCTCCACCGCCTGTTGTGCCAAGAGCACGGACAACGACTTCCTGCATGAAGAAGAGGGAAGAACTCCTTATTTGTAAAAGTAGTCAGgctgtaaataaatgtatttctcttttttttgttttatgatctTTCTGTCTGAATAGACCCTAAAAGTATTAatgctttatttaaaaaaaatcagtgttaATATCACAACTTTTCTGAGCAATGCAGGAAACTGGAAACACTCTCTTTGCTTGATGGACTGAAATAATGTCTACCGACCTCTTCCTGTCTTCCACTAAATGCATTTGAAGCAATCTTCTCTCTGAGTTGCACATTGTCTTCTCCTCACAGGGTTTCAGTGTGTTGTGTGAGACAACCATTTATGAATTGACAAATACAAGAATGATCCTGTTGACTACCACAATAAAAGATATATCTCACAAAGCcaaccattttctttttcccttcagACACAGAGTACAGGGATAATCTTACCAAACATGTCCACTGAATGCATTTGTTGTTGAGTTACAGCAAATAAGtgcagcagggagagagagtgggagcGAGCCGTTTGATAAACACAGAGGAATGGAGTGTAATTTATGGCTGTGATTTGGTGGGATGGTATCTGGTTGGGGTCAGAGGTTTCTTCTTTCACTCTTATGCAATCCATCAGGCACGTCTTTGCATACGTACAGAAAAGACTTGGCAGTCCTGCTTGATTTCACTGCCCTGTGACCTTGAACACTGGAAAAGAGATCACATGCACACGAGCACACTCACAAAGACACGCGCACAAACAGAAACTTAAGTTACAGTAGCTTTTGTCAAACTGGACAAAAATCTGTGCCGGCTACTGTTCCCTCAGACTTTCTATATCAGctgatttttttgtcattgatttAAAAGCAAAGAAAGTTTTATACACATATTTGATAAGTTAATATTCGCTGCTATATTATATATAACTCTATTTCACAAAACTCCCAATGATGGGAAATGCTTAACATTCCTgtaaaatatagaaatataagTAGAATGTccttgtgtttatgtgttggtGGTGTGTCTATCCAAGAATAATCTTATCCTGATCTGGTTTTGTTCAATTACCCGTTATGACCTGTTGTCTATAGAGCTGAAGAGTGGGTGGATGAGCTATTTAAATGTTATCTTGGTAACACATCCCATCACAGTGACATTTAACAGAATAGGCAGCTCCATCCTTTCATGCAATTGACTTCCAGGAACTTATCTGAGTGCCAGATGAATGTATAATTTCTTGCTTGAAGGGCGCTGCATCCTCTGAGAGATCGTTGTGTGATTGAAGGAGCACTGAGAATAAACCGGGATGCTTCTCACCCACTCGGCAGTGTTGGAGGATGAGAAGCTGCGGAGGGTCAGTCTTCCAACATACAGAGTGGGCTGTTGGAAGGCAAATTCAACATTAATTGCAGCAGCTCTATTCTTTGCTGGTTTCCCTCGGCTGccagatggaggtggagggtggaAAAATAAGTAACGTGATGCAACAGCTGCACTGCCTTTCCTAAAGCTATAACTTCAGACAGTCATATTGTACCTGAATATTCTGATATTCCATTAATTCTGACTAAGACAATGTGAAGTTCTTCAACATAGAGCTTCTTTACGATACTGTCTGCCAAATCTTGGCGATGTGATTTCTGCAAACCCCGGTCATATGGGTCACCAACGTAAAGTGTAGCTCACTGAAACGAAAAGCAGCATTTTGCcccaaacacatttacaaaactAGTGTGATTTACAGCCATGTCTGTGAACATTGCCATATCtacttttttgttaaaaaaaaaaatatattaaatatcagTGGTGAACCTGTTATATTGTAAATCTAAATCTCAATATTTAATCTcagtgttaaatgttaaatgcagTGTTTATATTgaatttttccatttctttttcttcagctCTACATTTTTATGGGActtgcttatggtctggttagatttaggcacccAAAAAATGTCCAAAGTCTTCCTATAAATATTCCTAAGTTTCatgcttaaaaatgttgaaGCACCATCTCGAACAGTGTTTGCTTACATGGCTGCCTTCTCGCCAAGCTGTCataccaccaccatcaccttcTTCTCCCAACATGACACTCAGCTCATATGCATGTAATGAGGAAAGTGTTGGTATTATGTTGTTACGAGTCTTTTTCAACAGGTTGATTGCTCTCTTTGTGATAAGCGATGAGAAGCTGTATGTCTTTCTGGTGCAGTTTTAAGCTCCTATGTGGTTAATAACTGTCAAGGATAAGTGAAAGAATGTCAGTTGGAAGCCTCCGTGTTTTTGCCTCGACGTGTCTCTTAAATGTAACCATCCATCTACCCTCAGATGCAAACAGATTTTTGCCGTAACCAGTCAGTATTGTTGGGAAATGGGCGTCGCCGCAGAAGACTGGCTGAAAATACGCCTTAAATCTTGTCGTCCTTGGCCGGGGGACGTGACATCTCATCATACAGAACAAGTCAAAGAAAACAGTCTTAGCATCTTCTTGATATCAAATTGCAGTCTCCCTTTCCTGTCACAGAATAGTCAGACAGCTAAGGCAGTGTCATGTTATTATTTTGAGGGGTGTGGACAGCTTTGAGGCTAGAGGAGTGTGATATTCCATTCACAAGGAATGGAAGACCCGTGGATGGAAAACCCACCCTGACTGGGAAAATCTGATAAAGGAAACTGATTACATAACACTAGTTCTACATGTACAATAAAAAATTAAGTAGTATACTACCCGACTATAATCGTTGTATATTACTATCTTAAAAATATCGTTACAACtatatttcagtgtgttttaaccCATTCTTAAACTTAAACCTTAAGTAGGATCTTTATTTCTATCATCCAGGCAATCCAACCAACAATGTTGAAAGCTGACAGAGTATCTCATCTGGCTGGTGTGTCTACACGCAGGTTGTTGTCAACATGGCCATGTGACCAGAGCACAAATGTCTCTGGAGGCCCACAGTCTCAATGTGACTCAGCAAACATCGACACAGGTAAATGCTGGTTTCTAATTTAGTGTACAAGCACTCTTGCTTGAAAGTTAAAGCCAGTATCACTGACCACCAGCGACGTTTACTGTCTGATCATGTATCTCTTTAAGTTATTTTGCTTATGGAGACATTCATCGTCCAGCTGAGCACATCACTCAGCAGTGCTAGCTGCTCCAGCATCGGCTCCTGCAGACATACAGTATTTGATTACAGCAACAGGCTGATTGGATTACAGGAGGCACTGACTCAAATACCTACAGCAAACACAGAGCAACAGGAGAACTTCCTGCTGGGGATGAACAGGCAGAGAGGACACCAACAATTCAGCGCACACAAACACCGACAGGGTCGGCCTGGCTTATCACACGGAAATGATCTGCTGAAGGACACTAGAAAACTATTAAGGCTCACGGTAACCACCCTCACATCCTCACTTCGTCGCTTGAGGATTATTCCTGTCCTTTGGTATTTCTACATCTATTCACTGATGtcgtttctctttctttctcatttatAGTATTAGTGGATTTTTGTCAGCAGTTAAATCTTTGGGTTATTGTCAAATTAgttaatttaaacaaaacatgtgGTTTTCAGTTACATCTTAAAAGGTGCAATCGggagttttggagaaaaaaactttaatcAGGAGAGAAAAAGCTTAATTGACAGAATTTTTAAATgcctaaacaaattaaatacactttgttgtcatgactgaataaactgaagaaacaaactgaccttgaaggacaacacaatgtcatactgttttacttttttcaggtggaccctgccacttttctacCTTCAAACAGTCCTCTTGagaccttatttccctctgagaacagcttggtTATTCAGTTAAGGAAAAATAACTATTTCTGAGTTAGTATTGTTACCTCATTCATatagtaaatattaaaattctgagtttaaattttcttctccaaaactacctTTTAAAGGTCAATTGCATAATTTTTTGGGACAATTCTAATCACATATACAATCAAAGACTTTGAATAATACAATGGGAAATGAGCACTTTGTGTTTCTCAGCTGATCACTATTCAAAACATAGTTATTTTGttggaacatttttattttatttcatttgagaATTGGTTGTGACAAGAATGTTttattcgttttttttttttttatttaaatgcacTTACCTTTAACCATATATTTTGTTGTATCTGTAACCTTCATCTACCCTTGCAGGATTGACTGAAAAAAGGTCAAACTTTTAATCCATCACCACTCAATATAGCAGATTATTTGTACTTACACCTGGATAATTAATAAACCAGATAATCATGTCTATCCACCACAAACTGTAGAACAAGTAGACtagtttaaataaatataactaTTTTTCAGAGAAGCTCGCGACTAATCATTTTGAGCCCAGAATTATGAGCTGCATACAGTGGGCTCCTGAAGCACCCATTTGCTGCCCTCATGTGGTAAAGTCATCTTGCTACATACAGCACACAATTCCCATTGTCAGCCAAGTCTTTAAGCATTACAAATCTGTATGAATGGAACATAGTAATATATCAGTTTATATAAGTGTATAAGTATGTATATATAAGTTTTAATTGCAGATTGTATTAATTGTAAATGTTACtgcttcaaatgttttaattgttcCCGTTTCTTTGCTTTTTATCTGCAACGGtgtcaatttttttatttatctggtTTTATCCACATAGTCCTCCTTGCTTGCTACCTCCTAGTGTCTTTGATGATTATTGCTATATTTGCTTTATTGGGTCTGACATCAGGGTAAATCTCCATCAATGTGTTCTCCTCgctttaaatgaatgaatacttCCTGCTTATCTataacatttagcatttttttatgtattcatttttagaaataatctGTAATACCAGTACCACAAAAGAAAGGAtgctttttttatattaaatacattttattacattaatgAAGTAATTTTGACAGTCTGGTCTAAACACATAGTCAGTGCtgaacataatttttttttggttggttgaACTGCACAACAGAGCCATGTATTCTTTTGAGTCTTCTCGTGTTTGAGGTTTGTACATgagtatttgtttatttctataATCATTTGATTTGACCAGCCCTTGACACCCACGCGCCCTGCCTCCCTGACCCCCCCAGCACACCCTCCCCCCAGCCCAGCCCTCTCTGCAGTTTCTCTTTAGCCCCAGTTTGCCTTGTCGTCATCTGTAGCTGTCAGGATGTCTGTGACCAGGCCGGTGCCAATGGTTTTGTTTCCATCTCTCAGAGTGAACCTCTGGCCTTTTTCGAGAACCATCGGCTGGCGTAGCGTGAGCGTCAAGGAGGTGTCCTCTCCTGGCATAACCATTTCCTGAAAGACAGAGAGTGGTGACTTTTAAGAAAACTCTTGTTGCTGTATTAGAATGTTAAAAGTCTATAAAAGTACACTTTTTTATATCCTTTTACAATTACTTGTTTGGTAAACCAAACAAGCGACAAGCATGTGAcgagaaaaacagaaaccactgtATGCAGTCTAGCATTAAATTTTAGCTTTGTGAAAATCACAACTATCACATCCTAAAACATAACAATGCTTCaaatgtatattaaaaaaaaattacacaaaaattgtTTCACAGATTATACATGAAACATCATGAAGTTACATAAAGTAACAGTAGCTACATGCAATAGTTGTGGATGTGCTTCAAATCTGAGACTATTTgacagacagatacacacacacaccttgtcaGCGGGCAGAGTGATTCTGCAAGCCATGTCCCAGGTCAGAGAGAACATGACGGGCATGAAGTTGGAGACAAACGGTTTGTGTCGTCCTCCCTCTTCCTTACTCAGAACATACACCTGaaatacaggaaacacaaaggtgtccacacacacacacacacacacacacacacacacacaccagtgttcATTTACCGGATAACAGTGTATCCAGAAAATCCAGtgtattatattttaaaatagACATTGTTTTGTCACTTATTTCACTGAATGTTCAAAaacattacaacaacaacaatctgcAACTTTGTTCTCTCAGACCTGGGCCTGGACTTTCAGGTGTGGCTTGATGGATCCTGGTTTGCACATCACCATCCCTCTCCTCACATCCTCCCTCTTCAGCCCTCGGACCAGAGCGCCCAGGTTATCTCCTGCCTCTGCCCGATCCAGAGACTTG contains:
- the kcnj12b gene encoding ATP-sensitive inward rectifier potassium channel 12; its protein translation is MSVGRAHHHSFVSGEEEGLRLSTMPAVGSFGNGKIHTRRKYHSRFVSKAGQCNIHFSNMDEKSQRYISDIFTTCVDIRWRYMFLLFSLVFVVSWLTFGLAFWVIGLLHGDLEHLADDSFIPCVTQVNTFVAAFLFSIETQTTIGYGARYVTEECPAAVFMVVFQSIMGCIIDAFMIGAIMAKMARPKKRAETLLFSHNAVIALRDGKLCLMFRVANLRKSHIVEAHVRAQLVKSRYTEEGEYIPLDQLDMNVGYDKGTDRLFLVAPLTVIHEIDEESPLFGISKQDLETSDFEIVIILEGLVEATAMTTQARSSYLPSEILWGHRFEPVIFEEKSQYRIDYAYFHKTFEVPSTPRCSAKDMEERKFPTSGANSFCYENELAFISRDEEDEEGNEEKDGKCSSELVNQQATPGRDQMSSCRESVM